Proteins encoded within one genomic window of Gambusia affinis linkage group LG09, SWU_Gaff_1.0, whole genome shotgun sequence:
- the LOC122836645 gene encoding catenin delta-1-like isoform X5, which produces MEQCENAAALLESVREQEMQFEQLTRALEEERRRVGLPATSPTALGHPFPLTQNGRLGDADIERLKLTDSYINGTQYRMVDPAHGALDDSYTPEDESQEVHSVFSEEGTTRRTDNGMKKPVSRMIPPSQSSMDGMLSPAMGVYSATLDRPYRPTGVGDYPTATVPRNYHYGPVGGYEDYRPGPPSEAYTSLSRGSHMDERYRPVDGYRTLDSGYRAHSRQQLDPYAAQPQVSRMRALGSALEMRYGHGHYGLEDDQRSMGYDDYGMGPPPMHPGGYGTMPRLGPGPAMDRRRLRSCEDTLDSDVGGVDPYAWGLPTTLERESMASLDSILRKGPPTWRQPDLPEVIAMLNYRLDPVKANAAAYLQHLTFKNDKVKSEVRRMKGIPALVSMLDHPSKEVHHSACGALKNISYGQDTDNKIAIKNCDGVTALVRLLRKTHDQDLTDTITGTLWNLSSHDSVKMEIVDHALHALADEVIVPHSGWEKGGGEESSKPRHLEWDTALTNTAGCLRNVSSERSEARRKLRECTGLVDSLMYIVQSQLNHKDVDNKLVENCVCLLRNLSYQVHREIPGCENYKELTPVNQGPASAHKGGCFGSRKGKAKKDGDDGSPESYDFPKRTTPAKGYELLYQPEVVRVYTSLLKESKNPSVLEAAAGAIQNLCAGRWTFGRYIRAMVRLEKGLPIVTELLSHSNDRVVRAMSGALRNLAIDNRNSELLGEHALPHLLAVLPGGQNQSRCSLTEETVVSVLSTLTEVLGNNVEAAKKLRLASGVERLVLISKDGTRSDREVRGVAQVLQLVWAHKELRRPLEKDGWKKTDFMVNLNPNTTTTNGPSTRANGTYEDSTTPLLDRGDKRDLIPLNDLGPDSYSTLDQKERRRTLDETTDTLPKNS; this is translated from the exons ATGGAGCAGTGTGAGAACGCAGCGGCTCTGCTGGAGTCAGTCAGGGAGCAGGAGATGCAGTTTGAACAGCTGACTCGGGctctggaggaggagaggaggagagttGGCCTCCCCGCCACCAGCCCCACGGCCCTGGGTCACCCCTTCCCTCTCACACAG AACGGGCGTCTAGGGGATGCAGACATAGAACGTCTGAAGCTGACTGACTCGTACATAAACGGCACgcag TACAGAATGGTGGACCCGGCACACGGAGCTCTTGATGACAGCTACACACCTGAGGATGAGTCCCAGGAAGTTCACTCTGTCTTTTCTGAGGAAGGAACCACCCGGAGGACAGATAACGGG ATGAAGAAACCGGTATCGCGCATGATCCCGCCCTCTCAGTCGTCTATGGATGGGATGTTGTCACCTGCGATGGGGGTCTACAGCGCCACGCTGGACAGGCCTTACAGGCCCACGGGGGTTGGGGACTACCCTACCGCGACAGTACCTCGAAATTATCACTATGGTCCGGTTGGCGGCTACGAAGACTACCGGCCAGGTCCGCCGTCGGAGGCGTACACCAGCCTGAGCCGGGGCTCGCACATGGATGAGCGCTACAG GCCTGTCGATGGATACAGAACTCTGGACTCTGGCTACAGAGCCCACAGCCGCCAGCAGCTGGACCCGTATGCGGCGCAGCCCCAGGTGAGTCGCATGAGGGCGCTGGGGTCGGCGTTGGAGATGAGGTATGGCCACGGCCACTACGGACTGGAGGATGATCAGCGCAGCATGGGGTATGACGACTACGGCATGGGGCCTCCACCCATGCACCCTGGAGGCTACGGTACAATGCCTCGCCTTGGGCCGGGTCCAGCAATGGACAGACGCAGACTCAG AAGTTGCGAAGACACTTTGGACAGTGATGTGGGAGGAGTCGACCCTTATGCATGGGGGCTTCCCACAACGTTGGAGAGGGAGAGCATGGCCTCCCTGGACAGCATACTGAGAAAGGGCCCTCCCACTTGGAGGCAGCCAGATCTACCAGAGGTGATCGCCATGCTGAATTACCGTCTGGATCCTGTCAAGGCCAACGCCGCTGCCTACCTGCAGCATCTCACGTTCAAAAATGATAAG GTGAAGTCGGAAGTGCGCCGCATGAAAGGCATTCCGGCCTTGGTGTCGATGTTGGATCATCCCAGTAAGGAGGTTCATCATTCAGCCTGCGGCGCTCTGAAGAACATTTCATATGGACAAGACACAGACAACAAGATCGCCATCAAAAACTGCGATGGTGTTACTGCCCTGGTCAGGCTGCTGAGGAAAACCCACGACCAGGACCTCACTGACACGATCACAG GCACCTTGTGGAACCTCTCCTCCCATGACTCGGTGAAGATGGAGATAGTGGACCACGCTCTGCACGCTCTCGCCGACGAGGTGATTGTTCCTCACTCAGGCTGGGAGAAAGGCGGAGGCGAGGAGAGCTCCAAACCACGACATTTGGAGTGGGATACAGCCTTGACCAACACTGCTGGCTGCCTTAG GAATGTCAGCTCAGAGCGGAGCGAGGCCAGACGAAAGCTGAGGGAATGCACAGGGCTGGTGGATTCTCTCATGTACATTGTCCAGTCACAACTCAACCACAAAGATGTGGATAAtaag ctggtGGAGAATTGCGTCTGCCTTCTGAGGAACCTGTCCTATCAGGTTCACCGTGAAATCCCCGGCTGCGAAAATTACAAAGAGCTGACTCCTGTCAACCAGGGCCCCGCCTCAGCCCACAAGGGAGGCTGCTTTGGTTCACGAAAGGGCAAAG CAAAGAAGGATGGGGATGATGGAAGTCCAGAGTCTTATGATTTTCCAAAGAGGACAACACCTGCCAAAG GTTATGAGCTGCTGTACCAGCCAGAGGTGGTCCGTGTTTACACTTCTCTGCTCAAAGAGAGCAAGAACCCCTCAGTGCTGGAGGCGGCGGCCGGCGCCATCCAGAACTTGTGTGCCGGACGATGGACC TTTGGTCGGTACATCAGAGCCATGGTGCGTCTGGAAAAGGGCCTCCCCATCGTGACAGAACTACTCTCCCATAGTAACGATCGTGTTGTTCGGGCAATGTCTGGAGCCTTGAGGAACCTCGCCATCGACAACCGCAACAGTGAGCTCTTGG GCGAGCATGCGCTGCCTCACCTGTTGGCTGTCCTGCCTGGAGGGCAGAACCAGTCTAGGTGCAGTCTGACGGAGGAAACGGTGGTGTCGGTACTGAGCACGCTCACTGAGGTGCTCGGCAACAACGTGGAGGCAGCAAAGAAACTGAGACTCGCATCTGGCGTTGAGAGGCTGGTGCTCATCAGTAAAGATGG CACCCGCTCTGACCGTGAGGTGCGAGGAGTGGCTCAGGTGCTGCAGCTCGTCTGGGCTCACAAAGAGCTTCGCCGGCCGCTGGAGAAGGACGGCTGGAAGAAGACGGACTTCATGGTGAACCTGAACCCAAACACCACGACCACCAACGGACCGAGCACCAGAGCGAACGGGACCTACGAGGACAGCACCACGCCTCTACTGGACAGAG
- the LOC122836645 gene encoding catenin delta-1-like isoform X6, with product MVDPAHGALDDSYTPEDESQEVHSVFSEEGTTRRTDNGMKKPVSRMIPPSQSSMDGMLSPAMGVYSATLDRPYRPTGVGDYPTATVPRNYHYGPVGGYEDYRPGPPSEAYTSLSRGSHMDERYRPVDGYRTLDSGYRAHSRQQLDPYAAQPQVSRMRALGSALEMRYGHGHYGLEDDQRSMGYDDYGMGPPPMHPGGYGTMPRLGPGPAMDRRRLRSCEDTLDSDVGGVDPYAWGLPTTLERESMASLDSILRKGPPTWRQPDLPEVIAMLNYRLDPVKANAAAYLQHLTFKNDKVKSEVRRMKGIPALVSMLDHPSKEVHHSACGALKNISYGQDTDNKIAIKNCDGVTALVRLLRKTHDQDLTDTITGTLWNLSSHDSVKMEIVDHALHALADEVIVPHSGWEKGGGEESSKPRHLEWDTALTNTAGCLRNVSSERSEARRKLRECTGLVDSLMYIVQSQLNHKDVDNKLVENCVCLLRNLSYQVHREIPGCENYKELTPVNQGPASAHKGGCFGSRKGKDEWFSKAKKDGDDGSPESYDFPKRTTPAKGYELLYQPEVVRVYTSLLKESKNPSVLEAAAGAIQNLCAGRWTFGRYIRAMVRLEKGLPIVTELLSHSNDRVVRAMSGALRNLAIDNRNSELLGEHALPHLLAVLPGGQNQSRCSLTEETVVSVLSTLTEVLGNNVEAAKKLRLASGVERLVLISKDGTRSDREVRGVAQVLQLVWAHKELRRPLEKDGWKKTDFMVNLNPNTTTTNGPSTRANGTYEDSTTPLLDRGDKRDLIPLNDLGPDSYSTLDQKERRRTLDETTDTLPRGVYGSRKGSLPLLDSYDG from the exons ATGGTGGACCCGGCACACGGAGCTCTTGATGACAGCTACACACCTGAGGATGAGTCCCAGGAAGTTCACTCTGTCTTTTCTGAGGAAGGAACCACCCGGAGGACAGATAACGGG ATGAAGAAACCGGTATCGCGCATGATCCCGCCCTCTCAGTCGTCTATGGATGGGATGTTGTCACCTGCGATGGGGGTCTACAGCGCCACGCTGGACAGGCCTTACAGGCCCACGGGGGTTGGGGACTACCCTACCGCGACAGTACCTCGAAATTATCACTATGGTCCGGTTGGCGGCTACGAAGACTACCGGCCAGGTCCGCCGTCGGAGGCGTACACCAGCCTGAGCCGGGGCTCGCACATGGATGAGCGCTACAG GCCTGTCGATGGATACAGAACTCTGGACTCTGGCTACAGAGCCCACAGCCGCCAGCAGCTGGACCCGTATGCGGCGCAGCCCCAGGTGAGTCGCATGAGGGCGCTGGGGTCGGCGTTGGAGATGAGGTATGGCCACGGCCACTACGGACTGGAGGATGATCAGCGCAGCATGGGGTATGACGACTACGGCATGGGGCCTCCACCCATGCACCCTGGAGGCTACGGTACAATGCCTCGCCTTGGGCCGGGTCCAGCAATGGACAGACGCAGACTCAG AAGTTGCGAAGACACTTTGGACAGTGATGTGGGAGGAGTCGACCCTTATGCATGGGGGCTTCCCACAACGTTGGAGAGGGAGAGCATGGCCTCCCTGGACAGCATACTGAGAAAGGGCCCTCCCACTTGGAGGCAGCCAGATCTACCAGAGGTGATCGCCATGCTGAATTACCGTCTGGATCCTGTCAAGGCCAACGCCGCTGCCTACCTGCAGCATCTCACGTTCAAAAATGATAAG GTGAAGTCGGAAGTGCGCCGCATGAAAGGCATTCCGGCCTTGGTGTCGATGTTGGATCATCCCAGTAAGGAGGTTCATCATTCAGCCTGCGGCGCTCTGAAGAACATTTCATATGGACAAGACACAGACAACAAGATCGCCATCAAAAACTGCGATGGTGTTACTGCCCTGGTCAGGCTGCTGAGGAAAACCCACGACCAGGACCTCACTGACACGATCACAG GCACCTTGTGGAACCTCTCCTCCCATGACTCGGTGAAGATGGAGATAGTGGACCACGCTCTGCACGCTCTCGCCGACGAGGTGATTGTTCCTCACTCAGGCTGGGAGAAAGGCGGAGGCGAGGAGAGCTCCAAACCACGACATTTGGAGTGGGATACAGCCTTGACCAACACTGCTGGCTGCCTTAG GAATGTCAGCTCAGAGCGGAGCGAGGCCAGACGAAAGCTGAGGGAATGCACAGGGCTGGTGGATTCTCTCATGTACATTGTCCAGTCACAACTCAACCACAAAGATGTGGATAAtaag ctggtGGAGAATTGCGTCTGCCTTCTGAGGAACCTGTCCTATCAGGTTCACCGTGAAATCCCCGGCTGCGAAAATTACAAAGAGCTGACTCCTGTCAACCAGGGCCCCGCCTCAGCCCACAAGGGAGGCTGCTTTGGTTCACGAAAGGGCAAAG ATGAGTGGTTTTCCAAAG CAAAGAAGGATGGGGATGATGGAAGTCCAGAGTCTTATGATTTTCCAAAGAGGACAACACCTGCCAAAG GTTATGAGCTGCTGTACCAGCCAGAGGTGGTCCGTGTTTACACTTCTCTGCTCAAAGAGAGCAAGAACCCCTCAGTGCTGGAGGCGGCGGCCGGCGCCATCCAGAACTTGTGTGCCGGACGATGGACC TTTGGTCGGTACATCAGAGCCATGGTGCGTCTGGAAAAGGGCCTCCCCATCGTGACAGAACTACTCTCCCATAGTAACGATCGTGTTGTTCGGGCAATGTCTGGAGCCTTGAGGAACCTCGCCATCGACAACCGCAACAGTGAGCTCTTGG GCGAGCATGCGCTGCCTCACCTGTTGGCTGTCCTGCCTGGAGGGCAGAACCAGTCTAGGTGCAGTCTGACGGAGGAAACGGTGGTGTCGGTACTGAGCACGCTCACTGAGGTGCTCGGCAACAACGTGGAGGCAGCAAAGAAACTGAGACTCGCATCTGGCGTTGAGAGGCTGGTGCTCATCAGTAAAGATGG CACCCGCTCTGACCGTGAGGTGCGAGGAGTGGCTCAGGTGCTGCAGCTCGTCTGGGCTCACAAAGAGCTTCGCCGGCCGCTGGAGAAGGACGGCTGGAAGAAGACGGACTTCATGGTGAACCTGAACCCAAACACCACGACCACCAACGGACCGAGCACCAGAGCGAACGGGACCTACGAGGACAGCACCACGCCTCTACTGGACAGAG
- the LOC122836645 gene encoding catenin delta-1-like isoform X2, whose product MEQCENAAALLESVREQEMQFEQLTRALEEERRRVGLPATSPTALGHPFPLTQNGRLGDADIERLKLTDSYINGTQYRMVDPAHGALDDSYTPEDESQEVHSVFSEEGTTRRTDNGMKKPVSRMIPPSQSSMDGMLSPAMGVYSATLDRPYRPTGVGDYPTATVPRNYHYGPVGGYEDYRPGPPSEAYTSLSRGSHMDERYRPVDGYRTLDSGYRAHSRQQLDPYAAQPQVSRMRALGSALEMRYGHGHYGLEDDQRSMGYDDYGMGPPPMHPGGYGTMPRLGPGPAMDRRRLRSCEDTLDSDVGGVDPYAWGLPTTLERESMASLDSILRKGPPTWRQPDLPEVIAMLNYRLDPVKANAAAYLQHLTFKNDKVKSEVRRMKGIPALVSMLDHPSKEVHHSACGALKNISYGQDTDNKIAIKNCDGVTALVRLLRKTHDQDLTDTITGTLWNLSSHDSVKMEIVDHALHALADEVIVPHSGWEKGGGEESSKPRHLEWDTALTNTAGCLRNVSSERSEARRKLRECTGLVDSLMYIVQSQLNHKDVDNKLVENCVCLLRNLSYQVHREIPGCENYKELTPVNQGPASAHKGGCFGSRKGKDEWFSKAKKDGDDGSPESYDFPKRTTPAKGYELLYQPEVVRVYTSLLKESKNPSVLEAAAGAIQNLCAGRWTFGRYIRAMVRLEKGLPIVTELLSHSNDRVVRAMSGALRNLAIDNRNSELLGEHALPHLLAVLPGGQNQSRCSLTEETVVSVLSTLTEVLGNNVEAAKKLRLASGVERLVLISKDGTRSDREVRGVAQVLQLVWAHKELRRPLEKDGWKKTDFMVNLNPNTTTTNGPSTRANGTYEDSTTPLLDRGDKRDLIPLNDLGPDSYSTLDQKERRRTLDETTDTLPRGVYGSRKGSLPLLDSYDG is encoded by the exons ATGGAGCAGTGTGAGAACGCAGCGGCTCTGCTGGAGTCAGTCAGGGAGCAGGAGATGCAGTTTGAACAGCTGACTCGGGctctggaggaggagaggaggagagttGGCCTCCCCGCCACCAGCCCCACGGCCCTGGGTCACCCCTTCCCTCTCACACAG AACGGGCGTCTAGGGGATGCAGACATAGAACGTCTGAAGCTGACTGACTCGTACATAAACGGCACgcag TACAGAATGGTGGACCCGGCACACGGAGCTCTTGATGACAGCTACACACCTGAGGATGAGTCCCAGGAAGTTCACTCTGTCTTTTCTGAGGAAGGAACCACCCGGAGGACAGATAACGGG ATGAAGAAACCGGTATCGCGCATGATCCCGCCCTCTCAGTCGTCTATGGATGGGATGTTGTCACCTGCGATGGGGGTCTACAGCGCCACGCTGGACAGGCCTTACAGGCCCACGGGGGTTGGGGACTACCCTACCGCGACAGTACCTCGAAATTATCACTATGGTCCGGTTGGCGGCTACGAAGACTACCGGCCAGGTCCGCCGTCGGAGGCGTACACCAGCCTGAGCCGGGGCTCGCACATGGATGAGCGCTACAG GCCTGTCGATGGATACAGAACTCTGGACTCTGGCTACAGAGCCCACAGCCGCCAGCAGCTGGACCCGTATGCGGCGCAGCCCCAGGTGAGTCGCATGAGGGCGCTGGGGTCGGCGTTGGAGATGAGGTATGGCCACGGCCACTACGGACTGGAGGATGATCAGCGCAGCATGGGGTATGACGACTACGGCATGGGGCCTCCACCCATGCACCCTGGAGGCTACGGTACAATGCCTCGCCTTGGGCCGGGTCCAGCAATGGACAGACGCAGACTCAG AAGTTGCGAAGACACTTTGGACAGTGATGTGGGAGGAGTCGACCCTTATGCATGGGGGCTTCCCACAACGTTGGAGAGGGAGAGCATGGCCTCCCTGGACAGCATACTGAGAAAGGGCCCTCCCACTTGGAGGCAGCCAGATCTACCAGAGGTGATCGCCATGCTGAATTACCGTCTGGATCCTGTCAAGGCCAACGCCGCTGCCTACCTGCAGCATCTCACGTTCAAAAATGATAAG GTGAAGTCGGAAGTGCGCCGCATGAAAGGCATTCCGGCCTTGGTGTCGATGTTGGATCATCCCAGTAAGGAGGTTCATCATTCAGCCTGCGGCGCTCTGAAGAACATTTCATATGGACAAGACACAGACAACAAGATCGCCATCAAAAACTGCGATGGTGTTACTGCCCTGGTCAGGCTGCTGAGGAAAACCCACGACCAGGACCTCACTGACACGATCACAG GCACCTTGTGGAACCTCTCCTCCCATGACTCGGTGAAGATGGAGATAGTGGACCACGCTCTGCACGCTCTCGCCGACGAGGTGATTGTTCCTCACTCAGGCTGGGAGAAAGGCGGAGGCGAGGAGAGCTCCAAACCACGACATTTGGAGTGGGATACAGCCTTGACCAACACTGCTGGCTGCCTTAG GAATGTCAGCTCAGAGCGGAGCGAGGCCAGACGAAAGCTGAGGGAATGCACAGGGCTGGTGGATTCTCTCATGTACATTGTCCAGTCACAACTCAACCACAAAGATGTGGATAAtaag ctggtGGAGAATTGCGTCTGCCTTCTGAGGAACCTGTCCTATCAGGTTCACCGTGAAATCCCCGGCTGCGAAAATTACAAAGAGCTGACTCCTGTCAACCAGGGCCCCGCCTCAGCCCACAAGGGAGGCTGCTTTGGTTCACGAAAGGGCAAAG ATGAGTGGTTTTCCAAAG CAAAGAAGGATGGGGATGATGGAAGTCCAGAGTCTTATGATTTTCCAAAGAGGACAACACCTGCCAAAG GTTATGAGCTGCTGTACCAGCCAGAGGTGGTCCGTGTTTACACTTCTCTGCTCAAAGAGAGCAAGAACCCCTCAGTGCTGGAGGCGGCGGCCGGCGCCATCCAGAACTTGTGTGCCGGACGATGGACC TTTGGTCGGTACATCAGAGCCATGGTGCGTCTGGAAAAGGGCCTCCCCATCGTGACAGAACTACTCTCCCATAGTAACGATCGTGTTGTTCGGGCAATGTCTGGAGCCTTGAGGAACCTCGCCATCGACAACCGCAACAGTGAGCTCTTGG GCGAGCATGCGCTGCCTCACCTGTTGGCTGTCCTGCCTGGAGGGCAGAACCAGTCTAGGTGCAGTCTGACGGAGGAAACGGTGGTGTCGGTACTGAGCACGCTCACTGAGGTGCTCGGCAACAACGTGGAGGCAGCAAAGAAACTGAGACTCGCATCTGGCGTTGAGAGGCTGGTGCTCATCAGTAAAGATGG CACCCGCTCTGACCGTGAGGTGCGAGGAGTGGCTCAGGTGCTGCAGCTCGTCTGGGCTCACAAAGAGCTTCGCCGGCCGCTGGAGAAGGACGGCTGGAAGAAGACGGACTTCATGGTGAACCTGAACCCAAACACCACGACCACCAACGGACCGAGCACCAGAGCGAACGGGACCTACGAGGACAGCACCACGCCTCTACTGGACAGAG
- the LOC122836645 gene encoding catenin delta-1-like isoform X1, which produces MAVCDAPTLTPWGGSVCMEQCENAAALLESVREQEMQFEQLTRALEEERRRVGLPATSPTALGHPFPLTQNGRLGDADIERLKLTDSYINGTQYRMVDPAHGALDDSYTPEDESQEVHSVFSEEGTTRRTDNGMKKPVSRMIPPSQSSMDGMLSPAMGVYSATLDRPYRPTGVGDYPTATVPRNYHYGPVGGYEDYRPGPPSEAYTSLSRGSHMDERYRPVDGYRTLDSGYRAHSRQQLDPYAAQPQVSRMRALGSALEMRYGHGHYGLEDDQRSMGYDDYGMGPPPMHPGGYGTMPRLGPGPAMDRRRLRSCEDTLDSDVGGVDPYAWGLPTTLERESMASLDSILRKGPPTWRQPDLPEVIAMLNYRLDPVKANAAAYLQHLTFKNDKVKSEVRRMKGIPALVSMLDHPSKEVHHSACGALKNISYGQDTDNKIAIKNCDGVTALVRLLRKTHDQDLTDTITGTLWNLSSHDSVKMEIVDHALHALADEVIVPHSGWEKGGGEESSKPRHLEWDTALTNTAGCLRNVSSERSEARRKLRECTGLVDSLMYIVQSQLNHKDVDNKLVENCVCLLRNLSYQVHREIPGCENYKELTPVNQGPASAHKGGCFGSRKGKDEWFSKAKKDGDDGSPESYDFPKRTTPAKGYELLYQPEVVRVYTSLLKESKNPSVLEAAAGAIQNLCAGRWTFGRYIRAMVRLEKGLPIVTELLSHSNDRVVRAMSGALRNLAIDNRNSELLGEHALPHLLAVLPGGQNQSRCSLTEETVVSVLSTLTEVLGNNVEAAKKLRLASGVERLVLISKDGTRSDREVRGVAQVLQLVWAHKELRRPLEKDGWKKTDFMVNLNPNTTTTNGPSTRANGTYEDSTTPLLDRGDKRDLIPLNDLGPDSYSTLDQKERRRTLDETTDTLPRGVYGSRKGSLPLLDSYDG; this is translated from the exons ATGGCTGTGTGTGACGCCCCCACTCTCACCCCTTGGGGCGGTTCAGTGTGTATGGAGCAGTGTGAGAACGCAGCGGCTCTGCTGGAGTCAGTCAGGGAGCAGGAGATGCAGTTTGAACAGCTGACTCGGGctctggaggaggagaggaggagagttGGCCTCCCCGCCACCAGCCCCACGGCCCTGGGTCACCCCTTCCCTCTCACACAG AACGGGCGTCTAGGGGATGCAGACATAGAACGTCTGAAGCTGACTGACTCGTACATAAACGGCACgcag TACAGAATGGTGGACCCGGCACACGGAGCTCTTGATGACAGCTACACACCTGAGGATGAGTCCCAGGAAGTTCACTCTGTCTTTTCTGAGGAAGGAACCACCCGGAGGACAGATAACGGG ATGAAGAAACCGGTATCGCGCATGATCCCGCCCTCTCAGTCGTCTATGGATGGGATGTTGTCACCTGCGATGGGGGTCTACAGCGCCACGCTGGACAGGCCTTACAGGCCCACGGGGGTTGGGGACTACCCTACCGCGACAGTACCTCGAAATTATCACTATGGTCCGGTTGGCGGCTACGAAGACTACCGGCCAGGTCCGCCGTCGGAGGCGTACACCAGCCTGAGCCGGGGCTCGCACATGGATGAGCGCTACAG GCCTGTCGATGGATACAGAACTCTGGACTCTGGCTACAGAGCCCACAGCCGCCAGCAGCTGGACCCGTATGCGGCGCAGCCCCAGGTGAGTCGCATGAGGGCGCTGGGGTCGGCGTTGGAGATGAGGTATGGCCACGGCCACTACGGACTGGAGGATGATCAGCGCAGCATGGGGTATGACGACTACGGCATGGGGCCTCCACCCATGCACCCTGGAGGCTACGGTACAATGCCTCGCCTTGGGCCGGGTCCAGCAATGGACAGACGCAGACTCAG AAGTTGCGAAGACACTTTGGACAGTGATGTGGGAGGAGTCGACCCTTATGCATGGGGGCTTCCCACAACGTTGGAGAGGGAGAGCATGGCCTCCCTGGACAGCATACTGAGAAAGGGCCCTCCCACTTGGAGGCAGCCAGATCTACCAGAGGTGATCGCCATGCTGAATTACCGTCTGGATCCTGTCAAGGCCAACGCCGCTGCCTACCTGCAGCATCTCACGTTCAAAAATGATAAG GTGAAGTCGGAAGTGCGCCGCATGAAAGGCATTCCGGCCTTGGTGTCGATGTTGGATCATCCCAGTAAGGAGGTTCATCATTCAGCCTGCGGCGCTCTGAAGAACATTTCATATGGACAAGACACAGACAACAAGATCGCCATCAAAAACTGCGATGGTGTTACTGCCCTGGTCAGGCTGCTGAGGAAAACCCACGACCAGGACCTCACTGACACGATCACAG GCACCTTGTGGAACCTCTCCTCCCATGACTCGGTGAAGATGGAGATAGTGGACCACGCTCTGCACGCTCTCGCCGACGAGGTGATTGTTCCTCACTCAGGCTGGGAGAAAGGCGGAGGCGAGGAGAGCTCCAAACCACGACATTTGGAGTGGGATACAGCCTTGACCAACACTGCTGGCTGCCTTAG GAATGTCAGCTCAGAGCGGAGCGAGGCCAGACGAAAGCTGAGGGAATGCACAGGGCTGGTGGATTCTCTCATGTACATTGTCCAGTCACAACTCAACCACAAAGATGTGGATAAtaag ctggtGGAGAATTGCGTCTGCCTTCTGAGGAACCTGTCCTATCAGGTTCACCGTGAAATCCCCGGCTGCGAAAATTACAAAGAGCTGACTCCTGTCAACCAGGGCCCCGCCTCAGCCCACAAGGGAGGCTGCTTTGGTTCACGAAAGGGCAAAG ATGAGTGGTTTTCCAAAG CAAAGAAGGATGGGGATGATGGAAGTCCAGAGTCTTATGATTTTCCAAAGAGGACAACACCTGCCAAAG GTTATGAGCTGCTGTACCAGCCAGAGGTGGTCCGTGTTTACACTTCTCTGCTCAAAGAGAGCAAGAACCCCTCAGTGCTGGAGGCGGCGGCCGGCGCCATCCAGAACTTGTGTGCCGGACGATGGACC TTTGGTCGGTACATCAGAGCCATGGTGCGTCTGGAAAAGGGCCTCCCCATCGTGACAGAACTACTCTCCCATAGTAACGATCGTGTTGTTCGGGCAATGTCTGGAGCCTTGAGGAACCTCGCCATCGACAACCGCAACAGTGAGCTCTTGG GCGAGCATGCGCTGCCTCACCTGTTGGCTGTCCTGCCTGGAGGGCAGAACCAGTCTAGGTGCAGTCTGACGGAGGAAACGGTGGTGTCGGTACTGAGCACGCTCACTGAGGTGCTCGGCAACAACGTGGAGGCAGCAAAGAAACTGAGACTCGCATCTGGCGTTGAGAGGCTGGTGCTCATCAGTAAAGATGG CACCCGCTCTGACCGTGAGGTGCGAGGAGTGGCTCAGGTGCTGCAGCTCGTCTGGGCTCACAAAGAGCTTCGCCGGCCGCTGGAGAAGGACGGCTGGAAGAAGACGGACTTCATGGTGAACCTGAACCCAAACACCACGACCACCAACGGACCGAGCACCAGAGCGAACGGGACCTACGAGGACAGCACCACGCCTCTACTGGACAGAG